The Corynebacterium auriscanis genome includes the window CTATCGCGAGGTAGCGAGAGCATGGTGGGCTTACCACCAAGGCTGGGGACATGGACAATCATGATGGTATCCGTGCGTCCCACTGCGTCATTGAGTTCACCGGCCATCAATCGGTCTGCATCCTTTTTGTCCAAACCGGCGCGAGAGTCCGAGCCGACCAATAGCCAGTTAGTGCCCTTGGTATTCCCCACACGGCCACTGTAGTTTTGCAGAGCCTCCGTACGATTGAGTTTTGAATCCACCCAAAACAGACTGCCCACCATGAGGAGAACAAAAACTAGCAATAATGAGGCCACTGCTTTAAACAGCCCGAAGCGTGGCCGGCGGCGTGGGCGACGTGTGGCTTGGGGATCGCGGCGGCGTCGGGACAACAAAGATCCAGAGTCCGTGGGGCGGTTCCGACGCGACGAGGAACCAAAGCTAGGTGATCCGGAAGGGCGCGGTGGCACACTCTCGAAACCGCGCGGCCCCTGGGCAGGTGGCACGCTCTCGAAACTGCGCGGCCCCTGTGCAGGTGGCACGCTCTCGAAACTGCGCGACGCCTGCGGGGAGGGTGGAACTTGTTGCCGGCGATACCGAGGCGGTTCTGGTTGAGGGAGATTATCGTGGTGCGGTGTACGCCGGTTATGCGCGAAAGTGTCATCCGAGTGGCCACTTTCGGGTCGTGCGCTGTCTGCCCGGTTTCCCTCTGGGGGTGGCACAGTACTACGACGCCGAACGGGGCGCCCGAAACGGTCTAAGATCAACTCACCGTTTCGGTCGCGGGCGAAGCCATCTTTGGCGGAATCATCGCGAGGTGTCATGGGGTATATGGTAGCGAGCCATTTATGTAGTTCTTTTTCACACACTTACCTCCCAGTAATCCCTAAGCAAGATTGCAAGTGTTAGGGCGCGGGAATCGTACGCCTGCTTGCGGGAGTCTGGGCGTGGAAAGCGGTGAGAGACACGAGTTCGGTACACAAGGAGGCTGTGGGGCAAGACCGGTGCAAAACCCCTATAACCACACGGCATAACCGACGAACGCGACTGTGTCGATTAACCCGTGTCCGATAACCAGTGGCCAAATCCTCCCTGTTTTCTTGAAGTACCAGAGGTAAATGATGCCCATGACAATGTTGCCTACTCCTGCGGAATATCCCTGGTAGAGGTGATAGCTGCCACGTAACAAGGAACTAGCTGCGAACACCGCGGGCCAACCCCACCGCAGTTGGCGCAGGCGAGTGGCTAGCCAGGCAACCACGACGAGTTCCTCGGCGAAACCGTTGGCCCATGAATTTAGTACCAGCAACGGCAGCTGGGCTGGGTTATCCGCTAGTCCGCTGGGGGCGACGTTCCGGGAAAGCCCCAAGTGCACCGCGCTGAAATAGAAAGCCAACCCAGGCAGGCCAATAATTGCGGCTAAACCCGCGCCGTGCAGCCAGTCCTTCGCCCGCATTCGCCAGTCCATGGGGGCGGGCAGATGGCGCAGTAGCAAAAACAACGCCAGCCCGCCCCACGCAAAGAGGGCGCCACTGCTGATGATTTGGAAAACGGGGTCCAACCACTCCACCCCAGAGGCTGTGCGATTAATTGTGGTGGTTTGTTCGTTGAGCGGGGTGGGATCGAGCGTTGCTTCCAGGAGTCGTAGTGCCGCGCGCACACCGGCCGTGCCGAACGTGATTGTCAGCACTAGTAGGATTTCCCACCTGAGGGGCCGGCTCGCTATACCGCCTGGCGCTGTTTCACTTGGCGGGGTCTCGCTTGGTGCTGTCTCGCCTGGTGCTGTTTCACTTGGCGGGGTCTCGCTTGGTGCTGTCTCGCCTGGTGCTGTTTCACTTGGCGGGGTCTCGCTTGGCGCTGTCTCGCCTAGCGCTGTCTCGCCTGGCGCTGTCTCACTCGGCGGGGTCTCACCTGGCGTTGTCCTATTGAGCTCCATGCCGGGCCCCTTTCCCTCACCCATGCGCGCCACCGCATCCACAGCCATGCCCGCCGCCGGGCGCTGCATGCCCTTCCGACTGAACCACCGCACGGAAACCAAGTTGACCAAAGTCGCTGGGCTCGCCCACACTGAGTTGGGTGGGGTCGAGGACGCGCGTGGCGTCGGTAACCAAAGTAGCCAACCCGAGTAGCTCGCTTTCCGACACGCGATCGCCAACCGCCCCCAGCATCAGAGAAATGGGCCAACGGCCCGGCACCCGGCTGGGGTCGACCAGTGGCACGGTGACGGCCGCCCAACCCATAAGATTCCACAGGGTACCCCACGGAGTCCACGCGGTCTGAGCTGCGAAGTTATCCTGTGGGCTCAGTGAGCTGAATGTTCCTGGGGGTGGCGGAGCATGTGCGATGGTGGGGGTGGCAATGACGTCGAAGTCGTGCCACGGCCCGTCGGAGGGGTCGAGGCTGCAGATTGCTTCTTCTATTCGACGCCGACGCCACGCGGGAACCTGCCGTCCCGTGCTTCGCAGCCACGCCGTCAGTGGTGACAACGTTCCGGGAAGATCCGCACAGCGGGCCGCGATGACCGTAGAAAACAGGTCGAATGTGGATGGCGGGTACGGCGCGGGGGCAGCTGTGACCGACGTGACGGCATCCGTGGTCACCAGCAAACTGGCGCTGGCGGCAGTCGCAGCGGCGATGCGGGGATCCACGGGAACGGGGGAGTGAAAACCCATGTTCGTGTAACCCACGCGGAGCGAATTCGGCACCGCGGCGTGTAGGCCATAGGCGCGGGCGGTGGTGGGAATATCTTTGGCAATGAATCCGTGAGCGGTGGGGGTGAAACCGCCCCGATAGCGGTCGTGCGCTGGCTTTAGCGCCGCCAAACCACAACACGCAGCGGGGATACGAATGGAACCTCCACCATCGGTGGCGTGGGCAATGTCGACCAGCCGGCGGGCAACAGCGACAGCGGCACCGCCCGAAGACCCGCCGGGCATAAACTGCGCGCCCAGTGGGTTGACGGGGTGGGGAAAACCCACCGGTTCCGTATATGCGGTTGTCCCGTATTCCGCGCTAGCGGAAGCACCCACGAGGGTGGCGCCGGCACGCAAGAGGCGCAGGGCTGCAGTATCCGAATGGTCGGCGGTGAGCTGATGGTGAACCGAACCCATGGTAGTGACTTCCCCGGCGAGCTTTTGCAGGTCCTTCAGTAGCACTTCCTGGCCGGATAAATCGCCCACGAGGTGGCCCGTGGGCAGCCAATTCAGCCAGTCGGGGCCCTCTTCCGCGCCGTCCGGGTGTGGGTAATTGGGTTCCGTGGCCAAGGTGCGCGGGCGGTCATAAATACGGGCCACACCCAACTGTTCCGCGGTGAGCCCAGTCCGGCGAATCTCCGTCTGGAGGCGGGTCGCGAAATCTGGACGGTCGAAAGCGGATGGAGTCATAGTGATTGCCACGATACAGGGGCTGGGTATTCCTCTATGGTGATAACTATGATGACCCATCTCTCTGCTTCCGATTCACGATGCCGCGTTGCTTTCTTGGGGCCGCGGGGCACGTTCACCGAGCAAGCGCTACGGGAATTCATGGCCGCCGGGCACGTACCGCCGGCTGCAGAAACCGTGGAGGTGGCAGCGCCGGGCGTCGCCCTAAAGATGGTGAGGGAAGGCCAAGCCGATTTCGCCTGTGTTGCCCTAGAGTCCAGCGTGGATGGGCCAGTGGCACAAACTGAAGATGCGCTGGCGGCGGGAGAGCGACTGCAGATTTACCACGAAGTTATCGTGCCTGTGGCATTCACGATCATGGTGCGGCAGGGGATGGCGCCGGAAGACGCGCGGACGATCACCACACACCCAGTGGCAGAAGCGCAGGTGAGGCAATGGATTGCCGAGCACCTGCCGCATGTGACTTTCGTCCCCGCGAGCTCGAACGGAGCGGCTGCACAGATGGTGGCTGAGGGGCGGGCCGATGTGGCTGCGGCCCCGGAACGCGCCCGGGAAATCCATGACTTGGAGGCGCTGGCGAAAAACGTCGCGGATGTTCCCGGCGCGCACACCCGGTTCGTCTTGGTGGGCAAGCCAGGGGCGCCCACCCCGCGGACAGGCAATGATCGCACCGGGGTGGCTTTCGTCCTCGAAAACCAGCCGAGCAGTTTGTTGGATGCGTTGACGCAGCTTTCGGGACGCGGAGTGGATATGTCCCGCATTAGTTCGCGGCCGTTGAGGGGTGCGTTGGAGGCAGCGAACAGTTCGGGCAGTTTTGGCGCGCCGGGTATCACCGAGGCAATGGGCGCGCTGGGCGCTACGACCGTGACAGCCGGCGAGAGCCTGCCGATGGCGGGGCATTACGTATTCCACGTGGGTGTGGTCGGGCACATTGACGATGCGGCCGTGGCCGAGGCCCTGGCCGGCTTGCACCGGGTTGCACGCCACGTGCGGTACCTCGGCAGTTGGCCGGCCAGCGAGGATGTGAAGAACCGGCACCAGGGCTCGGCACCACCGAGTTTCACCGAATCGGTCACCTGGGTCGACCGTCTCAAGCAAGGGGAGGATTAATCACCGTGACCAGTTCTGTTCCAAACGATGCACCACACACCGCGACGGATTTCGCGGACGTTGTAGCCAACGCAACTCCGCAGGCCGAAGCCGTAGGTGTGCGCCGGTTGTTCCTCGTGCGCCACGGCCAAACCACGTCCAATGCCATCCACGCGCTAGATACTGCCCTGCCCGGCGCGGACCTCACGGAACTCGGGCGTATGCAGGCCACCGAAGCTGGGACAACGCTAGCGGAGCGAACCCAGCGCGCACGCATTCTTTCCAGCCAAGCGGCCCGTGCCCAGCAAACCGCCGTCAATGTTGCCCACGCTTTTGCCGTTGCGGGCGGGCACGTAAGCGGGGTTGGCCGGGATGGTAGCGAGGCTTTGCCTTCTGCTCTTTTGTTGGACGACGCCACTGCGCAGCACATGATCAAATCTCCCCATGCCACCGCCGCAGCCGCGGGCGAGGTGCGTGCTTTACCCGGTGTCGCCGAAATTGCGGCCGGGGATTACGAGATGCGCAATGATGAGGACGCGCACGAGCATTATCATCGCATTCTCGGCGAATGGCTGTATGGCCAGCGCACCACGCGGGTGCCGGGCGGGGAGACTGGAGAGGAAGTCCTGCTGCGTTACCTGAAGCCCTTGTTGGTGGCTTTGGCGGAACACGCAGAACGCGGGGAGGAAGATCTGGCGCTGGTGAGCCACGGAGCCGTTATCCGTTTGGCTGCGGGATTGCTGGGCAACGTGCCCGGGGAATGGGCTTTCGGGCACTACCTGCCGAATGCGCACATGGTGGAGTTGGAAATCCCGGAGCAGTTGCCCGAGATCGTAGAGGGGCACCCGGATGAATTAGAGGCACTGACTGGGACATTCCGCCTGCGTGCATGGGGGTTGCACGGTACTCCAGAATAGAAACCGATGAGTTCTGCGCATTTGGACACATAGGTTCCGTACGAGAAACTAATCTTTTTAGGTATGAGCTTTCTTAGCGGGATCCTAAACAAGAACAAGTCCAATGCTGCCACGGATGGTTCGCATGGTGGCCAAAGAAACCAGGCCGTCGACGGCAACCAGAGGGAGCGGTCCCCACGGGTCGTACTCATCACCGGAGCAGCCTCCGGGCTGGGGTTGGAACTCGCCAAAAATTACCTCGCTTTAGGCGAACGGGTGATTCTCACCGACTTGGCCCCAACGGCACCTTCCAGCGTGGCCGGCCTGGCGGGCAATTGGGAATACCACCAGCTGGATGTCACCAAGGAAGAAGACTGGCAAGCAGTATCTGCCGAGGTCCCAGCCTTAGACATCCTCATCAGCAATGCTGGTATGGCCATCGGTGGCCGGATCACGGAAACGTCGATGGAAACGTGGCAGCGGGCTATCGATATCAACCTGCTGGGTGGCGTGCGCGCGCTGCAGACCTTCGTTCCCAAGATGAACCGCGGGGGTCGTGTGGTTCTTACCGGCTCCTCGGCAGGTTTGGTGCAGCCCCCGGTGATGGCGGCGTACAACGCCACGAAGAGCGCCGTTGTTGGCCTGGCCGAAGGTCTGGATGCGGAACTGCGCTACCGCAAGATCAGCGTTTCGGTTCTTTGCCCCGGATTCTTCAAGTCCAACCTGGCAAGTTCGCTCACAGGGGACGACGCCCACGCGGATCAGATCGCCCGAACCCTTTTGGAGAAAACTTTCCTCACCGCCGAGGTTGTGGCGCGCCGTTCGGTCAAAGGTATCGAAAAGCGCCGTGTGATCATTACCCCGGATTTCTTCTCGGCTTTCACTTGGTACGCCAAGCGCTTCAACCGCGTACCGACCTTGGTCATCACGCGTGTGATTGGCGGCTACGTGGGGCGCAGGGCCTAACCCCAGCCGCTTTCATGGAGCTAACGACGGTGTATTGCCTAGGCGAACCCCGTCTGGCTGTGCGGCCTAACCCCAGCCCAGTTCGTGCAGGCGGTCATCGTCGATCCCGAAATGGTGGCCAAGTTCGTGGATCACGGTGATTGCCACCTGTTCCACGAGCTCCTCTTCCGTATCGCACACGTCTGCTAGCGCTAAGCGGTAGATGGTGATTTTATCCGGCAGGGCAGAGGTATATTCACTGGTCCGCTCGGTGAGGGCCACGCCTTCGTAGAGTCCGAGTATGTGTGGGCTTTCCGGATTGTAGTCTTCGGTGACAATCGCAACATTGTTGACGTTATCGATGAGCTGCCGGGGAATACGGCGCAATCCCGCATCGACAAGCTCCTCGAAACGATCAGGGTCGATATCAATTGCCAACGACGGCTCCATCGGTAGCTTGATTAGCGCCGGCACCGGTATCGGCTTCTGGGCCGGCTTGTCCGGCCGTTCCCGCGGCTCCCGCGTTTCCAGGGGTGGAACCGGCACCGTCGCCCGGCTTGCGCAGCGGGTTGCGCTTAGGTTGCTTGGCCGGTGGCTGGCCGTCGATCGTGAAGCTCTGGCGCACATCACCTTGCAAGGTTGCGAAACTGCCGCCGCTCTTTCCGAACGTCAGCGCGCAATTCACCGATCGTGAGCCTGCATCCCACGACTGCTTCTGCAGAGTCGTCCAGAATGGTGCCAGCGTGGAGTTGTATAGGGCATCGTCGCCGCCGAGGTATTCACGGGCAGCATCGGTGCACACCTTATTCAAGTGTTGGTTTTGTTTCTCGACGCCCGGCCATGGGCCCGAGAACGTTTTGCTGAGGTCCACTAGCTTTGTCACCTGCCACGAGTGTGGTCGGTCGCAGGTTGTCTCGGTGGTGGTATTGCCCTTCACGAGAACGCAGGTATCGGGCTTGGATACCCGCGATTGATCCTGTTGGGCAGCTAACCCGCGAGTCTCCACGGCTCGGCTTTCTTCGTCAATCACCATGACACCGCACAGCATCGTGCGGTCACCGGCTGCCCAGGCGGATTTAGGGGGCAGAATCGGAGCGATGGAATATCGCCCTTCCGGATCGAGTTTGCCCTTGAGGTACTTGAGTGTGGGACCCACGCACAGCTCATTTGTGAGCTTTTCCTGGCGGGCTTTGCCCGGTGGGCGGGATTCGGGTCCGAATTCGCTGGTGGGATACGTGCCTAAGTCTTCGCGTGTAGCGACCTCAAAACGGTGATTCTGCGCACAGTCAACAGTTGCGAAATCTGTGTTGGCCCCTTTGGGCCCCGGCATCCAGTTAACGCAGGCCCCTGCCTGGGCATCGGTAAACGCGGTGGGAACGGGGTCAGCTGCCTTGGACTTGGAATGAATAGCCGGGCTCAAAGGAGTGCCACTTTCGGGCGCGTTAAACAGGAACGCGCCGGCGCCTACACCACCGCATAGGGCGGCGAGCAGTGCAGTTGTCGTGCTTCGCATGCGCTTGGTCCACGTGGCTTGACTGAGGGTCATCCTGCTTCTTTCTCAACGGGTGTTGTTTGACTATAACGCCAAGACGGCTAATCCAAAGCCCAAGGCCGTTGTTGGGTTACAGTGTAGTGGCGAAGTTCGCGTTGGCCCATGCCGAGCGCCGTGAGTTGAAGACCTCAGCATAATTGACGAGTAGCAGTGTAGTGGCGAAGTTCGCGTTGGCCCATGCCGAGCGCCGTGAGTTGAAGACTTCAGCACACTTAACAATTAACAGAGTAGTAGCTGGGCGCGGGGAAACGTTCTACCGCTAAAGTGAACAGCATGATTGATCTGAAGCTCTTGCGCGATAACCCCGACATCGTCCGCGCTTCCCAGCGCACCCGTGGTGAAGATCCTGCCCTTGTGGATCAGCTATTGGAGGCCGATGCGCGCCGTCGCGATGCGATCACCGCCGCCGACTCCGCCCGAGCAGAGCAAAAGTCCTTCTCCAAGGCCATGGGACAGCAAATGCGCACCGCTTCCGATGAGGAGAAGAAGGCGCTGCGCGAGCAGGGCAAGGAAAAGGCCGAGGCAGTAAAAGCACTTGAAGCTGAGCAGGCC containing:
- a CDS encoding CPBP family intramembrane glutamic endopeptidase — its product is MLTITFGTAGVRAALRLLEATLDPTPLNEQTTTINRTASGVEWLDPVFQIISSGALFAWGGLALFLLLRHLPAPMDWRMRAKDWLHGAGLAAIIGLPGLAFYFSAVHLGLSRNVAPSGLADNPAQLPLLVLNSWANGFAEELVVVAWLATRLRQLRWGWPAVFAASSLLRGSYHLYQGYSAGVGNIVMGIIYLWYFKKTGRIWPLVIGHGLIDTVAFVGYAVWL
- a CDS encoding amidase family protein; this encodes MTPSAFDRPDFATRLQTEIRRTGLTAEQLGVARIYDRPRTLATEPNYPHPDGAEEGPDWLNWLPTGHLVGDLSGQEVLLKDLQKLAGEVTTMGSVHHQLTADHSDTAALRLLRAGATLVGASASAEYGTTAYTEPVGFPHPVNPLGAQFMPGGSSGGAAVAVARRLVDIAHATDGGGSIRIPAACCGLAALKPAHDRYRGGFTPTAHGFIAKDIPTTARAYGLHAAVPNSLRVGYTNMGFHSPVPVDPRIAAATAASASLLVTTDAVTSVTAAPAPYPPSTFDLFSTVIAARCADLPGTLSPLTAWLRSTGRQVPAWRRRRIEEAICSLDPSDGPWHDFDVIATPTIAHAPPPPGTFSSLSPQDNFAAQTAWTPWGTLWNLMGWAAVTVPLVDPSRVPGRWPISLMLGAVGDRVSESELLGLATLVTDATRVLDPTQLSVGEPSDFGQLGFRAVVQSEGHAAPGGGHGCGCGGAHG
- the pheA gene encoding prephenate dehydratase, which encodes MTHLSASDSRCRVAFLGPRGTFTEQALREFMAAGHVPPAAETVEVAAPGVALKMVREGQADFACVALESSVDGPVAQTEDALAAGERLQIYHEVIVPVAFTIMVRQGMAPEDARTITTHPVAEAQVRQWIAEHLPHVTFVPASSNGAAAQMVAEGRADVAAAPERAREIHDLEALAKNVADVPGAHTRFVLVGKPGAPTPRTGNDRTGVAFVLENQPSSLLDALTQLSGRGVDMSRISSRPLRGALEAANSSGSFGAPGITEAMGALGATTVTAGESLPMAGHYVFHVGVVGHIDDAAVAEALAGLHRVARHVRYLGSWPASEDVKNRHQGSAPPSFTESVTWVDRLKQGED
- a CDS encoding histidine phosphatase family protein encodes the protein MTSSVPNDAPHTATDFADVVANATPQAEAVGVRRLFLVRHGQTTSNAIHALDTALPGADLTELGRMQATEAGTTLAERTQRARILSSQAARAQQTAVNVAHAFAVAGGHVSGVGRDGSEALPSALLLDDATAQHMIKSPHATAAAAGEVRALPGVAEIAAGDYEMRNDEDAHEHYHRILGEWLYGQRTTRVPGGETGEEVLLRYLKPLLVALAEHAERGEEDLALVSHGAVIRLAAGLLGNVPGEWAFGHYLPNAHMVELEIPEQLPEIVEGHPDELEALTGTFRLRAWGLHGTPE
- a CDS encoding SDR family NAD(P)-dependent oxidoreductase translates to MSFLSGILNKNKSNAATDGSHGGQRNQAVDGNQRERSPRVVLITGAASGLGLELAKNYLALGERVILTDLAPTAPSSVAGLAGNWEYHQLDVTKEEDWQAVSAEVPALDILISNAGMAIGGRITETSMETWQRAIDINLLGGVRALQTFVPKMNRGGRVVLTGSSAGLVQPPVMAAYNATKSAVVGLAEGLDAELRYRKISVSVLCPGFFKSNLASSLTGDDAHADQIARTLLEKTFLTAEVVARRSVKGIEKRRVIITPDFFSAFTWYAKRFNRVPTLVITRVIGGYVGRRA
- a CDS encoding metallopeptidase family protein; this encodes MAIDIDPDRFEELVDAGLRRIPRQLIDNVNNVAIVTEDYNPESPHILGLYEGVALTERTSEYTSALPDKITIYRLALADVCDTEEELVEQVAITVIHELGHHFGIDDDRLHELGWG
- a CDS encoding septum formation family protein, which produces MTLSQATWTKRMRSTTTALLAALCGGVGAGAFLFNAPESGTPLSPAIHSKSKAADPVPTAFTDAQAGACVNWMPGPKGANTDFATVDCAQNHRFEVATREDLGTYPTSEFGPESRPPGKARQEKLTNELCVGPTLKYLKGKLDPEGRYSIAPILPPKSAWAAGDRTMLCGVMVIDEESRAVETRGLAAQQDQSRVSKPDTCVLVKGNTTTETTCDRPHSWQVTKLVDLSKTFSGPWPGVEKQNQHLNKVCTDAAREYLGGDDALYNSTLAPFWTTLQKQSWDAGSRSVNCALTFGKSGGSFATLQGDVRQSFTIDGQPPAKQPKRNPLRKPGDGAGSTPGNAGAAGTAGQAGPEADTGAGANQATDGAVVGN